The genomic window ATCATGAGAGCGTTGTGCTCTTCACATACAAAGGTCCGGACTTTGGTACAACCGGTCTTTTCAGGATGGTATCGGTCTGTAACAGGTTGTAACGGGGAGAGAGGGAGACGGGCTGGTAATTTTCGCTTTTCATACCAAGCGAAGATGGGTTTCTTTATTCTCTTTTTCTACTTACCCCCCAAGACCTGGGCGATGTGCATCTGGGTTTCTGCTTAAATGAGCATATAATTAACGGTTTGCATATATGTGCAATAACAGATTAGAATTACGTACCTTATCGCTTAGCATAAGGTCTTTTAGAGGCACCGACATTCGATTTACCACTTCACTTGCAATTGAAACATAAACGCTGTTGTAAGCCGTACTTCTCATTCCACGTCACTGAAACTTCTAACTCCAATCCTTGTTGTCCCATTAGTTTCTGGTATATGTATTGGACTTGGAACTTCAGTCGAGTTGAACTCTTGTTTCTGTTTCGAGCAGATTTTTCTAAAGTCGCATTCCTCACATTTACCATTACTTGGTCTCATAGGAAATTCTCCGTCAAGAATTCGATTAACAGCCCACTCTATATTTTGAATAGCAGATTCAATAGCTTCATCTGTAATCGGAACATTTACTCTATTTGGTACCTCTTCCGTATTTGGTGCTTTTAGTAAATGAACCGAACCTGTTTTCGCATTCTCTCCTAAAACTATGTCTGCTGCATAAGCATAAAGCTGAACTTGCAATGAGAGATTTATCCAGAAAAAGGGATTTAACTGTCCCTCAGGAAAATCCATTGACTTGAAATCTATTACTCTTGCTTCTAAAATATTTCCATCATTATCCTCTCGTAATAGTAAATCGATTGAACCTGTAATTAATGCTTTATCAGCTTTTAACTCAAAACGCTGCTCTAATGATCGGCTTTGCACAAAATCTTCTGGATAACCTTCTGCATAATTACCTACTAAAAGTTTTGAGGCATTTCTGGCTCTTTCATAAGGTCCTTCTCTTTCAGGATCTCTTGATGGAAACACATGTTTTAAATGAAAAACATCCTCAGCAATTTCTTCAGCTTCTTCTCGTGTCGGTGCAGTATTTGAAAAAAGTTGATGAGTCCTATTAATAGCAGTATGAGTAGTTAATCCATAACCAAATAACTCAGGTACAGCAGGACTGTAGCCGTAAATTTTACGAAATTTATACTTCATCGGACACTCTAAATAGTCCTTAATTTCTGTAAAACTTGTAGGCATTGACTCTTCGTCTATACGAGGGCGTTGTTCTACTCTCTCTATATTATCGGGTAAATTGTTTAAGTCAGTAACTATTGCAGGGTTATTAAGTCCTTGGATTCTCAGCTTATACGGACTAGGTCTTTTTTCGGTGGTTAGACCTGGTTGAATTTTACTGCCAGTTATATATAAAAATCTTTCTGCTCTAGTCAATGCGGTGTAAAATAATCTTGCTTCACCTGAATTATTGCTCTGATACAAGCCTCTGTTCAAGGCATTTTGAATTAGGTTAATCGGTAACCAGCCTCGATAACCTCGGTTGTCTCCTGGGAATCTTCTATTAACAACATCAATAATAAATACCACTGGGAATTCAAGCCCTTTCATTTTATGGACTGTCGAAATTGTAACCGCATCAGGTCTCGACATAAGCTCTACTTGGGTTGTATCATATCCAGATTCGGCTACATTTTCGAGAAAATTTAACACACTTTGGTATCTATGGCCAGTATCAATACTTACAAACACCTTTTCAACATCCAAAATAATTCCACTGAACACACCCAAATCACGCATTACTTGTTCTTGATTCTGAAACTGTGTAGTTGAAACTCTAAATGCTTCTAATAATTCATGAACTAATAATTGAGGATAGACCTTTCTTCTAGCTCCGCCAATTGGTCTATGAATTTGGTTATTCCAATCAGCTAAAATTTCTAAAAATCGATTTAAATCAGCATTTGGGAAGACGGGTAATATATTCGAATTGAAAAAATTTATTGCTTCTCTTCGTGGATATCCGGGAGACCTTAAAAGCCCCATTGAATCTCTAAGTGTTCTTGCATGAAGTCTTTCAAAAATTGACCCTTCTGCTTCGATTAGGTAATTAATATCAGCATCTGTAAGCGCATTAGTGTATTCTCGATGATATGGTGCACCACCATTTCGAGTACCACCTTGCACTGAACGCATCAATATTGCAATGTCAGATTTAGAAAGACCTCTTTCTGACCCGTCAGTTTCTATGTATTTAGTTCCAAGCAATTGATTTATTCGGTTAGCAATCCACTCAGCTTCATCTTGCTTAGTGTCAAACCAAAGGTTTCCGAAGTGCTGAATATTCCCATCGGAGTTTGAAACTGGTGCTTTATCAATTCTTGCAGTACTTAGTTCAAGCTGAATAAATCTGTCTGATGTGGAGACTATAGTACTTGTGCTTCTAAAGTTTGTAGATAGGGTATGGGTAGAGCAATTTGGGTATCTCTGGTCAAAATCAATTATGTTTCGAACATCTGCACCTCTCCAACCATAAATGGATTGATCATCGTCACCTACTACAAATAAAGAATTGAGGCGGCTGTATAATCCCCTGATTAAACGTTCTTGGGAAATATTAACATCTTGATACTCATCAACCATTAGATGCATGGCATTTTCCAGTGCTGCATTTATTTCTGGATTATTATTTTCTAGTGCTTCAACAACCAATCGAATCATTAAAGAGAAGTCAATGTATTGGTCAGAGTTTAATCTATTACCTATATTTTTAAGGCAAGAACCCAATGAGACATCTTCTAATTCAATTTCATCAAGAGATAACATTTCATCATTAGCCATCTTCCAAGCATTCGAGACTTCAGCAATGGTCTGGAACATTCTAGCATTTCTAGTATCTGCTAAAATGTTCAATCCTAATTCATAATATCTTGACAGCAAAAACAACTTCAATCGGTTCTCATCAAGTACTTCATATTGCCGATATTTCGCATTCATGGAGCCTAAAAGATTTTGGCAAAAAGCATGTATTGTTCCTATGTACATTGCTCCAACTAAAGCCACAGGTAGTCCAGCTTTTTCAAGGGCAGATGCAACTCGTCTTTTTATAGATTCAGCGGCTTTTTCTGTAAAAGTAAACGCAATTACGCTCTCTGGCTTTGCACCTTCATGAATTAGTCTGGCGATTCTGAAGGACAGAGTCCTTGATTTTCCTGATCCAGCACAAGCCAAACATAAAATTTCATTTGTGTCATCAATAACAGCATTGTATTGGTCATCAGTTAATGATAAATCAATAGCGGAATAAGTGTCTCTGAAAAGTGGCATTTAAAAATTCTTTTGTTGAAGGTGAGTCAGAATGTGTGATTTGATATTCTCAGCTTGGATTTTACTGAACTCAGGTGGTAATGCATTCCCAATCATCAATGCAATTTTTGTCCTCGGAGCATCAATTGGAAACTTATATGTCTTTGGGAATGATTGAAGCATGGAAGCTTCTCTGGCTGAAATACATCTATCTTGCTCTGGATGAAGAAAGCGACCTTTGGAAGGGTTTAAACAACCACCCGTGATTGTTGTCGAAAAATCATCCCATCTCAACCGACCATATACGTCATTAAAACCTACATTTTCTTTTTGATGACATTTTAATTGCCGGTCTTTACCTAAATCTTTCCTACTCCCACCATTTTTGGGAATATCTTTAATCAAATTCAATATTTCATCTGAGTGATTAGGAAAAATCTGATGTAATGGGTCTTTTGAGTTCTCAGGTTTTGGGAGTTTACCTATAACTTGCCTAACAGTTTTTTTCTTTTTTGTTGGTTCTGCAATTTTTAACGGTGCTAATCTAGAACCAACTAATACCAATCTTTTTCTGCTTTGAGGCACACCGTAGTCTTTAATGTTAACTATTTTCCAATCTGGTTTATAGTATCCTGCTTTTTCTAATTCTTTGAGTGCGGATTTAAATGATTTGTCAAGTGCTAAACCGGGCACATTTTCCATCATGAAAGTGTAAGGTTTTAATTCTTTCACAAATCGTACAAACTCATTAATTAGCTGATTTCTTTCGTCTTCAACAGGTTCTGGCTTATTAAGCCTTCGTATTGAACTGAATCCCTGACAAGGTGGGCAACCAGCAAGTAAATGAATCGTTTTGTTGCCAAGTTCTTTCTTAACATTCTTAGTTGAAATGTTTCTAATATCGTCAGTAATGACTTTGGTCTTTTTATGATTCAGTTTATAAGCCTTTGATGCAAGCTCATCAATTTCAAAAGCAAGCTGTGTCTGGAAACCAGCCTTGTGAAGTCCTTCGGTCAGTCCTCCAACTCCACTAAATAAATCTATTGATATCAATTTCATATGTCGAATATCGGTTTTTCTAATATGGCTTACGTTTTACGTATTGGCGATGGTGGGGCATTTGGAAAACGTCAGCCCAACACTTGCACAAATACCCAATTGAAATACAAATGTTGAATGTGCAACTGTCAGCCCCACTATTGCCAATACGATGTTAGCACTTGTTTTTATCATTTTGTTTCTGGATACCACCAGCCTTCGTGTTTACGTTTATATTCTTTCCCTCGGTCGTCGATAATTACAATCTCACAGACAAAAGGACTTTCCAAATAGTCTGCATTTCCTAAATGTGGTCTTGTTTGTTTTAAATCAAATTCTTTTGTCATTGTCGCTGAACTCACAAAGTCCATTGTCGAGCCGCTATTTTCAACTAATGTTGGAAACCATTTATTCCAATGCTCTATAGATTGCTTGATTTGGTTAGTTAAAAGTTCAGTTGGTTCGGCTATGTTCTTTAAAATGTCAACTGTCAATTTACAGCAATTAGTCTTGCGAGCCTGTTTTAATAAGTGTCCCATAAAATAGTCTTCATTTATGTAGTTCATTAAACTAATAAATGAATGTCCGAAGTTGTGAGAAACACTTTTTAAAGGTTTATGACTTGTCATTTCGTGATTTTTTATGGCCAAATAAATTCTTTCGCTTTTGGACTTTCTGGGTCAAACCATTCATCAGCAATTTCTTGAAAAATTGGTTGTCCTTTTTTGTCGGTTCTTGTTTGAATTAAATCCCCGACAGGTGCACCGTGTAAATATCTCAGTCGTCCAGTTGAGTCGAACTTAATCTTTCCGTCATTAAGCAACGCATCAAATTTTGGCCAATTCTTGATATTGTCTTTCGTTATTCTAATTCTGTCCATTGTTTATTGGTGTCGCTCTAAAATTGGTGCTAACGTTTTGCAGCTACCCGAAGGGCGGGACTATTACCACAAAACTTGATTTGAAAAACTAATGTTTGATTAACCACAAAACTGTCTTTGGAACACGAAACCCCGCCTTTTGGGTAGGTGCTGTTATGCCTAGTTATTTTATAGTTCATTGTACTTTTTGTTCGACCCTTTGCTTTTGTCTACTAGGTATTTTAAATCATTCTTATTCACTTTATTTTTTACAGCACTTTCAATGTCTATTCCAAATTCGTCACTGATATATGTGAGAAAAATAAAAATGTCGGCTATTTCGTCAGCGATTTTTTCTTTTGGAATTAGATTTATTTCTTGTTCATTTTTCCATAAAAACAATTCATTAAGTTCAGCAACTTCAATACCTAGTCCTAACAATAGGTCTTTTATTTTATGAAACTGTTTCCAATCTCTTTTTTGCCTAAATTCTATAATCAAGGCTTTTAACTCATTAATATTATTACTCATTTCTAAATTCAAATTTTTTAGACTTTAGCGCTTCTTTTGAAGGGTGTAGATTAATATTTTCTGGTAAACGAATTGTTGTCCCATTAAGTTTTTGATAGTATTCAGATTTTACTTCTGGGCTAATGTGAATTTTAAATGACTCATCAATATACAACAATCCATTGTCGTATAATTTATGTAAATCTACTCTAAGTAATAAACCATTTTTAACGTGATTTGAATTTTCGTCAAAATATGGTTGAATATGAGCCGCTTCAAGTAATTCAGGTGTTGTTTCATTTGTAATGCAGCATTTGTTTGAATATGCAGTTGTTATAATTGCTCTGAAATTTCCTTGACCCTTTCGTTCAGTTACAAGTCTTGATTTTTTTAGTTTTTCTAGTGTGGTCGGTAAAAGTTCAAATTCTTTTACCATTGATTCTGTAGCAATTTCAAGTGGATCATTTTCATTGTAGTACTTTATTTTTACAATGAATCTTGAAAAATCAATCTCATAGTTGTCTAAATCCAAAAATTTGTCATCATCATAATAGACAGCATTTGTTAATACTATACAACCAATTTCGGAATCTGTTACACTTCTTTCGTCTGAACTGTTGGAGGCTTTATACTTATCTAATCGGTCAATTAAATCCTGTTTACTTGTACAACCATTTTTGAAGCCGTATTTATTCCAAGCGTCATTAACAGACATATTTTTATACTCAACAAATTGACCATAACCACCAATTTTTCTTATTGGTGATTTCAACATAAAGTACAATTTGTCGCCACTAGCAAGGCGAGAAACATTCCATGGTGTTGGTGTCCAAAAATTAATTTCCGAATTCAATCCTTCGGTTCGGAGGAACTTAAACCATTCTATATCAGTCGGTGAAATTGCAAACATTGTCGTTTTTTATAATTAGGCATAACTCGTTTATAGCTCTCTAAAACATTCCCCAATCCGACTAATTTAGATGGCTATGGGAATGTTTAAGCCGTTCACTCACAGTAGATCAGTTTTTTCCAGAAGCCTACGAAATGAATGTCTATCCTCATGGATCGTCTGTCAAACGTATTTGTCTTTCCCGGGCATCTCATTAACTCATTTTTAACCAACCGTTAAAGTAACAGACCCTGTTCACTTTTTCAAGAGGGTTTGCAACGTGCGTCGTTTGGTAACAAACCGGTAACAGGCGGGCAGGAAAGGAAGGGGAACCGGTGAGAGTAAGAACCCTCACCGGGTGGGTAAGTGATCAGCGGCCGGAAGTGAGGCTCCCTTCCGGCTGGCAGAAGGGGTTACCGAAGCTGGTAAATTCGGGTCGAGGTGCCCGGTATTTTAATTTTCATGTTTCCGGGCAGGGTTTCTTCCCCGCCGTTCATGAGGTCGAACAGACTGGCAAAGGGGGCGGTGTCTGGTTTAATCATGGACAGATCGAGCTCCTTCGAGAGAAAGGCCGTGTTCACCACCACCAGAATCCGGTCATTGCCCGATTCCCGTAAGTACCAGTACAGATCGCCCTTCGGCGGATACTGAACGGTTTTGCCTTTGGTCAGCGCCGGGTGGTTCTTGCGCAGACTGATCAGCTTTTGGGTGTAATTGAAGATCCGGTTTTCCTGCTCGGTCCGTCCGGAGGCCGAAAAAGCATTTCGTTTATCCGACTTCCATCCACCGGGGAAATCCTCCCGGATGGTTCCGTGATCGGGTCCGCCATACAGCCCCAGTTCGGTTCCGTAGTAAATCGAGGGAACACCGCGCACGGTGAACAGAACCGACAGCGCCATCAGGAATTTATCCACATCCTTATCGGCCTGATACATGAGACGTTCCACATCGTGATTATCGAGAAACGTGAGCAGACGGTTCGGCTCGGGGTACAAAAAGTCCTGGGTGAGGGCATGGTACAGCGGCTTGGGACTTTTTTCATACGCCACCAGCCGTTTGGCCGCTCCGTAAAAGCCGAAATCGGTAACCGATTCCATGTGGGTGTCGATGGGAGACAGCGGATTTCCACCCTGGAAGACCGATACATAAACGGGATTTTCAATCCAGACTTCACCCACGATGGTGAGAGTGGGATACTCACGCTTCATGGCCTGATTCCACGCCGATTGATAGTCGAGGTAGGCATACGGATAGGTGTCTTCCCGGATGCCGTGCAGACCGGCAAACTCCACCCACCAGATGGTGTTCTGAATCAGGTAGTTGGCCATGAACGGATTCCGCTGATTCATGTCGGGCATGTAGGGAGAAAACCATCCCTGCTGTTCCACATTCCGTGACTGAACGTCGCCGTAACGGTCCACCAGATTTTCCTTCTGATGGATGGGTTTCAGATAACCCGCCTTTGAACCGTGAATCCAATCCTTAAACGGCAGATCATTCATCCACCAGTGTTCAATCCCGATGTGATTGTTCACGTGATCCACAATGATTTTCATATCCCGTTTACGGGCTTCATCGACCAGTTGCCGGTACTGGTCATTGGTTCCGTAGCGCGGGTCGATTTTATAAAAGTCGGTGGCGGCATACCCGTGATAGCTGATTTTTCCGCGGTTTTCCACCAGCGGATTGATCCAGACGGCGGTGACGCCAAGTTCCTTCATGTAATCCAGGTTGTTGATAATCCCCTGAATGTCTCCGCCATGGCGTCCGAAAGGATCTTTCCGGTCCACGCCTTCCAGCAGACCTTCCACCTGATCGTTGGAAGGATCGCCGTTGGCAAACCGGTCGGGGGTGATCAGATACACCACATCTTCACTGTTAAAGCCGGTGTAGCGCTTTTCGGGGCTTTCCCGTTTCCACAGTTCATAGTCGATGGTCACCGGTTTCTGACCCGGCTTGGTGATTTTGAACTGATACGTGCCGGGTTTAAGCGAATCGGCAATGCCGATATCGACAAACAGGTAGTTCGGGCTGTCGGCCGGGTGCACCTTCTGAACCGTCAGTCCGGGATGTGAGCTGGTTACCTCACTGCCTGCCAGGTCTTTTCCGTGAATGAGCAGCTGCAGCGGAGCCCATTTCATCCCGACCCACCAGTTCAGCGGCTCCACGCGCGAAACCGATGGTTGATTCGCCAGCAGGGAAGTGGCTGTCAGCAGTGCAAAAAGGAGAGAGGTGGTTTTCACGTGTGGTCCTTCCTTACAAAGGGGTTTACATCCGTTCGGGTGCCTGAATGCCCAGAATCCTGAATCCGTTGGCCAGCACAATCCGGGTGGCTTCGCACAATGCTAACCGTGCATCGGACAGATCCGGTTCCACCCCGATCACATAGTTCGAATGATAGAACTTATGGAATTGGGTGGCCACATCGTTCAGATAGGTGATGAGACGGTGCGGTTCGCCCGAGGTGGCGGTCATGAGAACGGTATCGGGAAACTGAAGCAGCAAACGAATCAGATCCAGTTCATCCGCATTTCCGAGCGGTGACAACTCCCGGCCGGTTTCCCAGCGGTGAAGACCGGCTTCGGCCGCCTTCCGGATAATGCCCGAAATACGGGCGTGTGCATACTGCAGGTAGAAAACCGGATTTTCGTCGGTCTCTTTCCTGGCCAGTTCCAGATCGAAATTCAGGTGCGAGCCCATGCTGCGCATCAGGAAGAAGAACCGCACCACATCGGGACCCACTTCATCGGTGAGCCAGTCGAGCGTGATAAAATTGGCCTTCCGTGTGCTCATTTTGATGATTTCATCTCCCTGAGTCACGGTAACAAACTGGTGGATCAATACCCGGATCCGGTCGGCATCGTAGCCGAGAATTTTCAGCGCCAGCAGCACATCGGGGTAGGTGGCAATGTGATCCGATCCGAACAGATCGATGACCAGATCAAATCCCCGTTCAAATTTCTGAATGTGGTAGGCGATGTCAGGCAGCCGGTAGGTGGGTTCGCCGGTGCTTTTCACCAGCACTTTATCCTGCTCGTTCCCGAAATCGGTGGTTTTAAACCAGACCGCCCCATCCTTGTCGTAAATGACGCCCTTGTCGCGCAGGCGCTGAAGGGTGGAATCGACATGACCGTTCTCGTACAGCGAATTTTCGTTGTAGTACACATCATGACCGATCCCGAGACGGGTGCATGAATTCCGGATGTCTTCAAAAATGACTTTTTCAGCCCGGTCTTTAAACGGGGTCACATCGTCTGATGACCGCAGACTGTCGCCATGATCCTGAATTATTCCGGCCGCAATGTCTTTGATGTACTCACCCTGGTAGTAATCGTCGGGGAAGGAAATGGTTTCACCCAGCAGTTCCAGGTAGCGCAGGCGGACCGAATCACCCAGCACCCGCATCTGGCGGCCGGCGTTGTTAAAATAATATTCACGGATGACTTCATAGCCAATCCACTGCATCAGGTTGGCAAGGGTATCTCCCAGCACCGCCTGGCGGCCGTGTCCGATGGTGAGCGGTCCGGTCGGGTTGGCCGATACAAACTCGACCATCGCCTTTTTACCGGCACCCACGTTGTGACGGCCATAGGCGTTCCCTGCCTGTAGCAAGTCGTTTAATTGGCGGAAATAAAAGGCAGGTTTCAGGCGGAAATTGATAAAACCAGGTCCGGCAATCTCGGGCTGATCCAATTCAGCAGACGGAATCTCCATGGCGGCGACCATTTCACGAGCCACCAGTTGCGGATTCTTCTTCTCTCTTTTTGCAATGGTAAACGCACAATTGGTCGACCAGTCGCCGTGTGCCGGGTTGTTCGGCACTTCAAAATGGACATCTCCCGGCTGATAGGCATAGCCGGTCTTCTTCAGCGCCGCCGTGACCAGATCGGACAGAAATGCTTTCACGACTGGCTCCCGGATGGAGTGATCTTAATACCCGATACCGTGTCCTCCACGCGTTCATAAGGGGCATCGGCCCATAACCGGTCCAGACCGTAGAAATCACGCGCATCCTTATAAAACACGTGAACCACCACATCGACATAGTCGAGAAGAACCCACTTCAGATTGGAATACCCTTCGGTGTGCCACGGTTCCCATCCGGCTGCCGTCAGGCTGGCATCCACCGAATCGGCAATGGCTTTCACCTGCGGATCGGATCCGGCGGTGCAAACCACAAAAAAATCGGTGATATCGGTAAGGCCTTTCAGGTGGATGATTTTTACATCTTCGGCCTTTTTATCCAGCGCAGCGGTGGCTGCTTTCAGGGCAAATTCATGGGCAACCGATACACTATCGGTTCTTTTTTGTTTCTTACTGGTTTTGATCATTCTTACTTTTTATTAAATGGGGTGAGCGACTTGAAGTCTTTGCCGATGACCACGGTCAGGTCGGCATAATATTCCCAGCTGACCTGGGTGAGTATACGGGCGGCCGGCAGTCCGAGACCATCGGCCAGCTTTTTAGCAGCAGCTTTATCGCCGATCCGGTCAATCACCACCGATTCAGCCACGTTGAACGAGGAATAATTCCCCTTATCAATCACATCGAATCCCTGCTGGCGTAAAAACGCCACCACCTGATCGGTTACCTTCGGAACCCCGTTGCCATTGAGCACCTGAATCTGAATGACCAGTTTCGGATCGATTTTTTCGGGATCCAGATCGGATGGCTGAGGAGGCTGGGTACTGAAATTCACGATCAGCATGATGATAAAAATCAGCGACAGGCTTCCCAGCACGCCGATAATGATCATCAGGGATTTGGATTGAGGTGGTTCAGGAAGAAGCGGTTCGTTCCCGGTTGGGTTCTGAATGGAGTCGTCTGGTCCGGTCATTAAAACCCATTCCAGGGAGAGTCATGCAGCCAGGAGGAGCCAAATCGGCTGTATCCGAACGGGCGGTCCCACCAGCCGGCATATCCGGCAGGAATCTGGTGATATCCAAATTGAACCGTGGTCGAAGCAGAAGGTTTCCAGGTCAGCGAGAGATTTTTGAGATACACCTGTGCGACTGAACCGGAGTAGGCGGCCGCCTGTGAACCAAACGGATCATGCATCACGCCGACATCCATTCTGAGCCAGACAGGTGAGTTGAACTGATACAGCATGGTTCCGGTGTATTCACCACCCGATACGGACCGTCCGCCACCCGACATCCACGACAGACTGTAAGAATGGTGCAGATCGAGGCGGGAGAGATCGATCACCGGCGGGCGCGATGCCTGGCTGAACAGCGACGGTCCGGTCATCACCGGGGCCGGTCTGGCCATCTGCGCAGAGACCACCGGGGCCATCAGCAGAAGTGAAATCAGAAATACCGGAATTTTCATAGATGGAATTTACGAATCAGGTCCCCGTTTTTCAATTTGCCGACCGGGGAACCGACTCAGGGCTTGCCGAAGTTCACCACCCGGAAGTGGAAGCGGTCCTGCTGACGTTCATCATCGAGACGGTATTTTCTCAGCTCGGGATGCGTGGCCAGAAATTTCCTGAATCCGGCATCCTTCGAGGCTTTCACTGCCAGCAGGGAATCGACGGGAACGCCGGCCCGGATGGCGAACAGATATTGATTGGCCTCGGCCAGCGTCATGATGTCGGCCGGTTCCTTCACCTGAATCACCTGATCGGGTACGGTGGGATGCCACATGCGGCTCTGTGTCTGAACCACCCGGTAATCCATGGCCTTTCCGGTTTCAGGGCCTGTGGCCGTCAGCACCGGTAAACCGGGGAAAATCAGACGAACCCCACGGACGGTCAGCTCATCCACCGGGACCAGCGCATACACCGGCAATTCCCTGCTCACCTGAACGCGGTCGGTAAACTCGGGTAAGGTGATCACCATGGTGGCTGTTGCACGATCGTCGGGACGGCTGAACATCGCAGCCAGGTCCGATTTCAGTTCGGCAGTCTTCTTTGCTCCCAGCCGGGAAACCACCCATTCCTCCATCAGTTCGCGCATCCGGAATACATCCGGATCGAGAAGCAGACGACCATCCTGATCGATCAGCAGGGCCCGGGCCAGAACCGCGGTGACTGAATCCACCTGGCTGAGACCGGCCGCATCCAGACCGGCGCGGCTCAGTCTGTCCTCCATTTTTGATGAAGTGATGGCGGGGATGGCGGGTGAACTGTAGAGAACCATGGAGGGTTCGCCCTGTTCACTGATAAAAAATCCGATCTGTTCGGTGGCCGATCCCAGGACCGGGGCTTTTCCCGTAGACCAGAATTCCCACAAACCGGCATGAGTCGGTTCGCCGGGTAAAAAGCGATTGGCGGGGACCGGGTGTACAGCCACCGGTTCGGGAACCGGCGCTTTTGTGCCACCGGCAAACCAGATCAGTCCGGCGGTTACCAGAACGGTGGCGGCGGCAGCCCAGCCCAGGGTAGTCCGGTTGCTTCCGGCGCGCTGTCTTCTTTCCAGTTTGTCGCTGATCTGGCTGTAGAGATAGGGGTTTTTCGGCAACCGCGAGGCCGGACCGTCCTTGACACCCAGACGGACCGTTTCAATAAAAGTCACGTAGTCCCGGCACGCACGGCAGGTTTCCAGATGAGCAGTCAGATCGGGGTCCGGCCGGGAACCCTGACCATCGGCCAGTGAGCCGAGACGCTCGGCATACGATTTACAGGGAATCATCTTCTTCATGATCGGCCGGTGACCAATAAGGTGCCAGAATGTCTTTCAGGGCCAGTCGTGCACGGTTCAGCCGTGATTTGACAGTCCCCAGTTCCAGATTTAGGACCTGAGCAATTTCCTCATAGGACAGGTCATCAAAATCGCGCAGGATGATAATGGTCCGGTGTTTTTCCGGCAGGCGCGAGAGGCCCCACTGGACCAGCTTTGTCCGTTCGCCGGCAATCACCGCCGAATCGGTTTTCAATTCGGGGTTGATCGGATCCAGTTCCATTTTTTCAAGGCTGAAAAACCGGCGGATCCGGCGTTTTCTGATTTCATCGCGGCAATGATTCACGGCAATGCGGTAAATCCAGGTTCCCAGATTCGACCGGTGTTCAAAGTGCCGGATGGAGGAATACACTTTAATAAAGATATCCTGAACCACATCATCGAGTGTATCGGGATCTGACAGAATGGAATAGACCAATCCCCGTACTTTTTCCTGGTATTGTTTCACCAGTCGCTGAAAAGCAAGGCGGTCGCCAGACTGACAGGCAATGGCCAGTTCGTAGTCCGGGGTGGCTGTCATGATCACCGGTGGTTCCAGTGCAGCCGCTCTCGTGTT from Bacteroidota bacterium includes these protein-coding regions:
- a CDS encoding ATP-dependent helicase yields the protein MPLFRDTYSAIDLSLTDDQYNAVIDDTNEILCLACAGSGKSRTLSFRIARLIHEGAKPESVIAFTFTEKAAESIKRRVASALEKAGLPVALVGAMYIGTIHAFCQNLLGSMNAKYRQYEVLDENRLKLFLLSRYYELGLNILADTRNARMFQTIAEVSNAWKMANDEMLSLDEIELEDVSLGSCLKNIGNRLNSDQYIDFSLMIRLVVEALENNNPEINAALENAMHLMVDEYQDVNISQERLIRGLYSRLNSLFVVGDDDQSIYGWRGADVRNIIDFDQRYPNCSTHTLSTNFRSTSTIVSTSDRFIQLELSTARIDKAPVSNSDGNIQHFGNLWFDTKQDEAEWIANRINQLLGTKYIETDGSERGLSKSDIAILMRSVQGGTRNGGAPYHREYTNALTDADINYLIEAEGSIFERLHARTLRDSMGLLRSPGYPRREAINFFNSNILPVFPNADLNRFLEILADWNNQIHRPIGGARRKVYPQLLVHELLEAFRVSTTQFQNQEQVMRDLGVFSGIILDVEKVFVSIDTGHRYQSVLNFLENVAESGYDTTQVELMSRPDAVTISTVHKMKGLEFPVVFIIDVVNRRFPGDNRGYRGWLPINLIQNALNRGLYQSNNSGEARLFYTALTRAERFLYITGSKIQPGLTTEKRPSPYKLRIQGLNNPAIVTDLNNLPDNIERVEQRPRIDEESMPTSFTEIKDYLECPMKYKFRKIYGYSPAVPELFGYGLTTHTAINRTHQLFSNTAPTREEAEEIAEDVFHLKHVFPSRDPEREGPYERARNASKLLVGNYAEGYPEDFVQSRSLEQRFELKADKALITGSIDLLLREDNDGNILEARVIDFKSMDFPEGQLNPFFWINLSLQVQLYAYAADIVLGENAKTGSVHLLKAPNTEEVPNRVNVPITDEAIESAIQNIEWAVNRILDGEFPMRPSNGKCEECDFRKICSKQKQEFNSTEVPSPIHIPETNGTTRIGVRSFSDVE
- a CDS encoding DNA cytosine methyltransferase, with protein sequence MKLISIDLFSGVGGLTEGLHKAGFQTQLAFEIDELASKAYKLNHKKTKVITDDIRNISTKNVKKELGNKTIHLLAGCPPCQGFSSIRRLNKPEPVEDERNQLINEFVRFVKELKPYTFMMENVPGLALDKSFKSALKELEKAGYYKPDWKIVNIKDYGVPQSRKRLVLVGSRLAPLKIAEPTKKKKTVRQVIGKLPKPENSKDPLHQIFPNHSDEILNLIKDIPKNGGSRKDLGKDRQLKCHQKENVGFNDVYGRLRWDDFSTTITGGCLNPSKGRFLHPEQDRCISAREASMLQSFPKTYKFPIDAPRTKIALMIGNALPPEFSKIQAENIKSHILTHLQQKNF
- a CDS encoding nucleotide pyrophosphohydrolase, whose product is MSNNINELKALIIEFRQKRDWKQFHKIKDLLLGLGIEVAELNELFLWKNEQEINLIPKEKIADEIADIFIFLTYISDEFGIDIESAVKNKVNKNDLKYLVDKSKGSNKKYNEL
- a CDS encoding HNH endonuclease, giving the protein MFAISPTDIEWFKFLRTEGLNSEINFWTPTPWNVSRLASGDKLYFMLKSPIRKIGGYGQFVEYKNMSVNDAWNKYGFKNGCTSKQDLIDRLDKYKASNSSDERSVTDSEIGCIVLTNAVYYDDDKFLDLDNYEIDFSRFIVKIKYYNENDPLEIATESMVKEFELLPTTLEKLKKSRLVTERKGQGNFRAIITTAYSNKCCITNETTPELLEAAHIQPYFDENSNHVKNGLLLRVDLHKLYDNGLLYIDESFKIHISPEVKSEYYQKLNGTTIRLPENINLHPSKEALKSKKFEFRNE